Proteins encoded within one genomic window of Thermodesulfobium sp. 4217-1:
- a CDS encoding diguanylate cyclase → MKKIKNFILINIFIFSGYLFLAWIPSLLFTTISPIWLSDALAVFAVLVWGEYPLFGIFLALYTANVVFFGWGANSSFSIAFADTFSLLISFLAMKRLKFDFSDVFKDVRNFLIFAIFLCFIKPLISSTFASVIFLTYEKLSYSDLLSFMENWFISGFSTIVSITPFLYLLWIRRKNLNNILKSRRDAIEFCILTLLTITLWYLCFIPARLDNGLRIGLLFVVILPTVWSVFNLDSLVTYFLTSLVFLLMFYATALGYGPYYFLMRSSPIFDAVVFSSAMSFAVLLFSVLKNQIEKGQAFNNAMVEHTLAGIVVVKNRVILSINKRFLDMLGYEIMSDLVGKSSKILYFDEGQFERTEDLYEDLATKNTAQLRDIKLLRSDGGHIICDLSGGPIERTGDLLNAVTVWTFFDVTERYNMQREREHEYVNHLKKLSRINTLRASVNKIILSTESEENLFQSICDLTLEHAKMLFSYILYADSMGKIKFLAKAGNTDFLQNTDFSANLNEENGRNVMSFVWNGKKPIFLQSYEESDVSNHMKERLLAVGVKSVAGLPIYFHEKIYAVFVVASDELNYFDSELKDVLEDLATDISNGLERIELLQTERNLMIIQDALLENTLAGVIMTRENSIINVNSRMISIFGYQSPVDLIGKPTSILYDSADEYEKVKRVYSNASEDKKAFINNIKMIRKDKSEIYCDLGLRLVSIMNEELAIWTLTDVTQRFNLEMKLQFQAKNDSLTKLPNRRALKEEMPYIIARAKRNKKMFSVCMIDLDDFKIVNDTFGHGMGDKLLIDFANRIKLNLRSSDLVARIGGDEFIVIIEDIREGDYLEQLKGAFNRMHLAVDEGYELVPGKVVRIGMSLGAAIYPIDSTEPDELIRKADAAMYQIKQQKNNRVNWWQIGVK, encoded by the coding sequence ATGAAAAAAATTAAAAATTTTATTTTAATAAATATTTTTATATTTTCAGGCTATCTATTTCTTGCCTGGATACCTTCTTTATTATTTACTACTATTTCTCCTATCTGGCTTTCTGATGCCCTGGCTGTTTTTGCAGTCCTTGTATGGGGAGAATATCCTCTTTTTGGCATATTTTTGGCACTGTATACTGCTAACGTAGTATTTTTTGGATGGGGGGCGAATTCCTCTTTTTCTATCGCTTTTGCAGACACGTTTTCTCTCTTGATTAGTTTTCTTGCTATGAAAAGGCTAAAGTTTGACTTTAGCGATGTGTTTAAGGATGTCAGAAACTTCTTGATCTTTGCGATCTTCTTGTGCTTTATAAAGCCTTTGATATCATCTACGTTTGCATCTGTTATTTTTCTGACGTACGAGAAGCTTTCATATTCAGATCTCTTAAGCTTTATGGAAAATTGGTTTATATCTGGATTTTCTACTATCGTCTCTATTACTCCATTTCTTTATTTGCTTTGGATAAGGCGGAAAAATCTAAACAATATATTGAAGTCAAGAAGGGATGCTATAGAGTTTTGTATTCTTACTCTTCTAACTATCACTCTTTGGTATCTTTGCTTTATACCTGCACGTTTAGATAACGGTTTAAGAATAGGATTGTTATTTGTAGTAATTTTGCCAACTGTTTGGTCTGTATTTAATCTTGATTCCCTGGTCACATATTTTCTTACCTCTTTGGTATTTTTACTAATGTTTTATGCTACCGCTCTTGGATATGGACCATATTACTTTCTTATGAGAAGCAGCCCTATCTTTGACGCTGTAGTATTTTCTTCTGCAATGAGCTTCGCTGTATTGCTATTTTCTGTGCTGAAAAATCAAATAGAAAAGGGTCAGGCTTTTAACAATGCAATGGTAGAGCACACGCTTGCAGGCATAGTGGTAGTAAAAAACAGGGTAATACTGTCAATTAACAAAAGATTTTTAGATATGCTTGGTTACGAAATCATGAGCGACCTTGTTGGGAAAAGTTCAAAGATTTTATACTTTGATGAAGGGCAGTTTGAGAGAACAGAAGACCTTTATGAGGATCTGGCGACTAAAAATACTGCTCAGTTAAGAGATATAAAACTATTGAGATCTGATGGAGGACATATAATTTGTGATCTGTCAGGAGGACCCATAGAGAGAACAGGAGATTTATTGAATGCTGTAACCGTGTGGACATTTTTTGACGTTACTGAGAGATACAATATGCAAAGAGAAAGAGAGCACGAGTATGTGAACCATTTGAAGAAACTATCAAGAATTAATACCTTGAGAGCGAGCGTAAATAAAATAATTTTGAGCACAGAGTCTGAAGAAAATCTTTTTCAGTCGATATGCGATCTAACTCTTGAACACGCAAAGATGCTTTTTTCATATATTTTATATGCTGATTCAATGGGCAAAATAAAATTTCTTGCAAAGGCAGGAAATACAGACTTTTTGCAGAATACAGATTTCAGCGCAAACCTAAATGAAGAAAATGGCAGAAACGTTATGTCTTTTGTCTGGAACGGGAAAAAACCAATTTTTCTTCAGTCCTATGAGGAGTCTGATGTGTCAAACCATATGAAGGAAAGGCTTTTAGCTGTGGGAGTTAAGTCTGTGGCTGGTCTGCCAATATACTTTCATGAAAAGATATACGCTGTTTTTGTCGTAGCAAGCGATGAGCTAAATTATTTTGATTCTGAGCTAAAAGATGTTTTAGAAGATTTAGCAACTGACATCTCAAATGGATTGGAGAGAATTGAGCTTCTGCAAACTGAGCGAAATCTTATGATTATTCAGGATGCCCTCCTGGAGAATACCCTGGCAGGGGTTATAATGACCAGGGAAAATAGCATTATCAACGTAAACTCAAGGATGATAAGTATTTTCGGCTATCAATCGCCTGTGGATCTTATAGGAAAGCCTACAAGTATATTATATGATTCAGCAGATGAATATGAAAAGGTAAAGAGAGTTTACTCTAATGCAAGTGAAGACAAAAAGGCTTTTATAAACAATATAAAGATGATAAGAAAAGACAAGTCTGAGATTTACTGTGATCTTGGGCTTCGCCTGGTGAGCATAATGAATGAGGAGCTCGCTATCTGGACTCTTACCGATGTTACCCAGAGGTTTAACTTAGAGATGAAACTGCAATTCCAAGCTAAGAACGACTCTCTGACAAAGCTACCAAATAGAAGGGCTCTGAAAGAGGAGATGCCTTACATAATAGCAAGGGCAAAAAGAAATAAAAAGATGTTTTCAGTTTGTATGATAGACCTTGATGATTTTAAAATTGTCAACGATACCTTTGGACACGGTATGGGCGACAAGCTCTTGATAGATTTTGCAAATAGGATAAAGCTAAACCTAAGATCTAGCGATCTGGTAGCAAGGATTGGCGGAGATGAATTTATAGTTATAATTGAAGATATTAGAGAGGGCGACTATTTAGAACAGTTAAAAGGCGCTTTTAATAGGATGCATCTGGCAGTTGATGAGGGATATGAATTAGTTCCCGGGAAAGTTGTCAGAATTGGGATGTCATTGGGGGCGGCAATTTATCCTATTGATTCGACTGAACCAGATGAACTGATTAGAAAAGCTGATGCTGCAATGTATCAGATAAAGCAGCAAAAAAATAATCGAGTAAATTGGTGGCAAATAGGAGTAAAATAG
- the plsX gene encoding phosphate acyltransferase PlsX, whose translation MISIAFDLLGGDKAPEETVRGLVLAMEARSDFVTYAVATKEVFDKYDKILSPFITSGRVEEVCCDSTFEMDDEPVKAWMNKKGSSLHKLVDLVNDDLACGCISLGSTGGCLVAGTLGVGRLKGIERPAIGVLLPSKQGGFLLIDAGANVDVKPKNILDFARMGSVYMKFLGFENPSVGLFNVGEEKGKGDRLRQESYELLSKSDLNFTGNMEGKDAFFGKCSVLVCDGFIGNIFLKTTEGVSDYVRYEMRDAIRQSFMTRLGGMLLYPALARLIKRVDYSNYGAAPLLGVKKVFLIGHGRSGRVAAKNAILQTVKLCSTNLIEKVKIIGES comes from the coding sequence TTGATTTCTATAGCCTTTGACCTTTTAGGTGGAGATAAAGCACCAGAAGAGACGGTGCGTGGTCTCGTTTTGGCGATGGAAGCGAGGTCGGATTTTGTTACTTATGCTGTCGCTACCAAAGAAGTATTTGACAAATATGACAAAATCTTATCTCCTTTTATAACCTCTGGCAGGGTAGAAGAAGTATGCTGTGATAGCACATTTGAAATGGATGATGAGCCTGTCAAGGCATGGATGAATAAAAAGGGATCGAGCTTACATAAGCTGGTAGATCTGGTAAACGATGACCTTGCCTGCGGTTGCATATCTCTTGGGAGTACTGGCGGCTGTTTGGTAGCCGGAACTCTTGGCGTAGGCAGGTTAAAAGGCATAGAGAGACCTGCCATAGGCGTGCTTTTGCCCTCAAAACAAGGTGGCTTTCTTCTGATAGATGCCGGGGCGAATGTAGATGTCAAACCAAAAAATATTCTGGACTTTGCAAGAATGGGCAGCGTGTATATGAAATTTCTTGGTTTTGAGAACCCGAGCGTAGGCCTTTTCAATGTAGGTGAAGAGAAGGGCAAGGGTGACAGGCTCAGACAGGAGTCTTATGAACTGCTCTCCAAAAGCGATCTTAATTTTACTGGAAATATGGAAGGCAAGGACGCATTTTTTGGGAAATGCAGCGTGCTTGTTTGTGATGGCTTTATCGGAAACATCTTTTTGAAAACTACTGAGGGCGTTTCTGATTACGTAAGATACGAAATGAGAGATGCCATAAGGCAGAGTTTTATGACAAGGTTAGGTGGGATGCTCCTATATCCTGCTCTTGCCAGGCTTATAAAGCGAGTTGACTACTCAAATTATGGAGCCGCCCCTCTTTTGGGCGTTAAAAAGGTTTTTTTAATTGGCCATGGAAGAAGTGGGCGTGTGGCTGCTAAGAATGCTATATTGCAGACGGTAAAACTTTGTTCTACAAATCTAATAGAAAAGGTAAAAATTATAGGTGAAAGTTAA
- a CDS encoding M48 family metallopeptidase yields the protein MQQAGYTFIFLVIIVNLFGIFLDFLNLRNIDINSLEKVKDIYPIEKPISTIKYQKFKMAMQIIKGVIEILVFFYLFSINIIQTISLDIYQIQTFEFLKAFLLFVSFYAIFKVIEIPFAIFDTFYVEKIFEFNKTTKTLFIKDMLLQIVIGLAILFVILFATVSFINIAGFFWWVWASCFIILLNLFILYIYPIFIAPLFNKFTPLSDPELESKIKETLEKTGFSLENVFVMDASKRSTHSNAYFTGFGKKKRLVLFDTFLKNHTQSEIISVLSHELGHFKHNHLFKMFFLNDLIIILAMFITSQLLQLNAIYNMFGFENSLYNGIFIIFTIFLPLGSLILNLIFMPISRMNEYQADEFALQLTQDPETFKNTLIKLHKDNLSNPVPHPLYVFFNYSHPPLIERVKHIVNYSAKSD from the coding sequence TTGCAGCAGGCTGGCTATACGTTTATTTTCTTGGTAATTATTGTAAATCTTTTCGGTATCTTTCTTGATTTTCTAAACCTCAGAAACATCGATATAAACAGTCTTGAAAAAGTTAAGGATATCTATCCTATAGAAAAACCAATTTCGACTATAAAATATCAAAAGTTTAAGATGGCTATGCAAATAATTAAAGGAGTTATTGAAATTCTTGTATTCTTTTATCTGTTTTCAATAAATATCATCCAAACAATATCTTTAGATATTTACCAAATTCAAACATTTGAATTTCTAAAAGCCTTCTTGTTGTTTGTATCATTTTATGCAATTTTTAAGGTCATAGAGATTCCCTTTGCAATATTTGATACCTTTTACGTAGAAAAGATTTTTGAGTTTAACAAAACCACAAAAACGCTATTTATAAAGGATATGCTATTACAAATAGTTATTGGACTGGCTATACTCTTTGTAATCCTATTTGCGACAGTAAGTTTCATAAATATAGCTGGTTTTTTTTGGTGGGTTTGGGCATCTTGCTTTATTATATTGCTAAATCTATTCATCCTTTATATTTATCCTATATTTATTGCACCTCTTTTTAACAAGTTCACACCTCTGTCTGACCCCGAATTAGAGTCGAAAATAAAAGAAACCCTGGAGAAAACGGGCTTTTCCCTTGAAAACGTCTTTGTAATGGATGCGTCAAAGAGGTCCACTCACTCAAATGCCTATTTTACTGGCTTTGGGAAGAAAAAGAGACTGGTTCTGTTTGACACCTTCTTGAAGAACCATACACAGAGCGAGATAATATCAGTTTTATCCCATGAACTTGGACATTTCAAACACAATCACCTATTTAAGATGTTTTTCCTAAATGACTTAATTATAATTTTGGCTATGTTTATCACCAGTCAATTGCTTCAATTAAACGCTATCTACAATATGTTTGGATTTGAGAATTCTTTATACAATGGCATATTTATAATATTTACAATATTTTTGCCGCTTGGCAGCCTTATTTTAAACTTAATATTTATGCCGATTTCAAGAATGAATGAATACCAGGCAGATGAGTTTGCGTTGCAGTTAACCCAAGATCCCGAAACCTTTAAAAATACCCTTATCAAACTGCACAAGGACAATCTGTCAAACCCAGTGCCTCATCCGCTCTATGTTTTCTTCAACTACTCTCACCCCCCATTAATCGAGAGGGTAAAACATATCGTAAACTATTCTGCTAAGAGCGATTAG
- a CDS encoding MOSC domain-containing protein has product MKGKIVNCALSDDRGIPKNSVECIELVENYGVMGDAHAGVSQRQVSVSSLSTYSKGIAKELNLKPGDYADNITIDGIEVYNMSVGTKFKIGKEAVLQIVEIGKGPKDHLEKSSYLQFNRPHNQMLKEGVFCKVLKSGKVCIGDIVDFDF; this is encoded by the coding sequence TTGAAAGGCAAAATTGTAAACTGTGCTCTGTCGGACGATAGGGGCATTCCAAAAAACAGTGTGGAGTGCATAGAGCTTGTTGAAAATTATGGCGTTATGGGAGATGCGCATGCTGGCGTTTCTCAGAGACAGGTTAGCGTATCGAGCCTTTCGACTTATTCAAAGGGTATCGCTAAAGAGCTAAACTTGAAACCTGGCGATTATGCTGATAATATTACTATTGATGGAATTGAAGTTTATAATATGAGCGTTGGTACAAAATTTAAGATTGGCAAAGAGGCTGTATTGCAAATTGTAGAGATTGGAAAGGGTCCAAAGGATCACCTTGAAAAATCTTCTTATTTGCAGTTTAATAGACCTCATAATCAGATGTTAAAAGAGGGCGTGTTTTGCAAGGTTCTCAAAAGTGGCAAGGTTTGTATAGGAGATATTGTAGATTTCGATTTTTGA
- a CDS encoding DUF177 domain-containing protein, with translation MRVDVSHILDDVGSSVRIKTQEVAQFEEPSLEFCSPIDFDLTLTNVGKAILVQGKVRGTLLMECAICLNKFKQKIEFDLNDEFVKGKPNEDQFAIQGKEIDLSELIRQEFLLWLPMKPVCFLCREDIKEVNISGSTKKASF, from the coding sequence ATGAGAGTAGATGTCTCGCATATCCTTGATGACGTCGGAAGTAGTGTTAGAATTAAGACTCAGGAAGTTGCTCAGTTCGAGGAGCCTTCTCTTGAATTTTGCTCGCCAATCGATTTTGACTTAACTCTTACAAATGTAGGAAAGGCAATATTGGTACAGGGCAAAGTTAGGGGAACGCTTTTGATGGAGTGTGCTATATGTCTTAATAAGTTTAAGCAAAAGATTGAGTTTGATCTAAATGATGAATTTGTAAAGGGTAAGCCAAACGAGGACCAGTTTGCAATTCAAGGCAAAGAGATCGATCTTTCGGAGCTAATAAGACAGGAATTTTTGTTGTGGCTTCCAATGAAGCCAGTTTGCTTTCTTTGTAGAGAAGATATTAAGGAGGTCAATATTAGTGGGAGTACCAAAAAAGCGTCGTTCTAA
- a CDS encoding ACP S-malonyltransferase — MSSKTVLLFPGQGSQYMNMHLKLSAKSQKFIKEILDELNLSYVIDLMSTSEESLVPTNISQVAIISTSLGFLKDIADKDLKFGASAGHSLGEYGALVVAGVLSFKDAVRIVAVRGRLMGECAARRGGSMVALLGFDKEMVEDLCNEASRFGICVIANENSNQQIVISGENKAIDWVLENYKNFKIKKAIRLKVEGAFHSPLMEDAAKEFKNFLGSLEFGDFGLPVYKNVDGRPYTDAKTIPDILSKQIISPVRWVTTIENIVNDGFESCVEVGPKNVLSTMLKRWTKLECSALDGE, encoded by the coding sequence ATGAGCAGTAAAACAGTGCTGCTTTTCCCAGGACAGGGTTCACAATATATGAATATGCACTTAAAATTAAGTGCAAAATCACAGAAATTCATAAAAGAAATATTAGATGAGTTAAATCTGTCTTATGTTATAGACTTGATGTCTACCTCCGAAGAATCTCTTGTGCCTACCAATATTTCTCAGGTAGCTATTATCTCTACAAGTCTGGGGTTTTTGAAGGATATTGCAGACAAAGACCTTAAATTTGGCGCTTCTGCAGGTCACAGTCTTGGAGAATATGGCGCTCTGGTTGTTGCAGGGGTTCTTTCCTTTAAGGATGCAGTGAGGATAGTGGCTGTTAGAGGCCGTCTTATGGGAGAGTGTGCTGCAAGACGGGGCGGAAGTATGGTAGCCCTTCTGGGATTCGATAAAGAGATGGTTGAGGATCTTTGCAATGAGGCTTCGCGATTTGGTATATGTGTGATTGCCAATGAAAACTCTAATCAGCAAATAGTAATTTCTGGCGAGAACAAGGCTATTGACTGGGTTCTTGAAAATTATAAAAATTTTAAGATAAAGAAAGCTATAAGATTGAAGGTGGAAGGCGCATTTCATTCACCCCTTATGGAAGATGCTGCTAAAGAATTTAAAAACTTTTTGGGCAGTTTGGAATTTGGAGATTTTGGCTTGCCTGTATATAAAAATGTTGATGGCCGTCCATACACTGATGCCAAAACAATACCCGATATACTGTCAAAGCAGATAATTAGCCCTGTTAGATGGGTAACCACTATTGAAAATATTGTTAACGATGGTTTTGAGAGCTGTGTCGAGGTTGGCCCAAAGAATGTTCTATCAACAATGTTAAAGCGTTGGACAAAGTTAGAATGCAGCGCTTTAGATGGAGAGTGA
- a CDS encoding beta-ketoacyl-ACP synthase III: MKVKDVGITGWGSCVPEGVVTNLELEGMVSTSDDWIRDRTGIIKRHVACRGEKTSNLSISALQNAMSLAKVEPDEIDLIIVATSSPDMLFPATSCIVQDAIGAKNAAAFDLSLACSGFVYALCVGAQFIQSKAYKCVAVIGADILTRFIDWSDRKTAILFGDGAGACILKNMPGNEWWFFLGSDGSGAEHLKITGSGSTDPGQRSANQKKLSIIEMNGQEVFKFAVRSMVQSVKNVLEESNLSYDDISKIVPHQANKRIIESVRKHLKLEGDKFYVNVERFGNTSAASIPIAIDEAYRSGVLKTGDKVVLAAFGAGFAFGSGLISL; the protein is encoded by the coding sequence GTGAAAGTTAAGGATGTAGGAATAACAGGCTGGGGTTCCTGCGTGCCTGAAGGCGTCGTTACGAATCTTGAATTAGAGGGTATGGTCTCAACCTCTGATGACTGGATTAGGGATAGGACTGGCATTATTAAGAGGCACGTAGCATGCAGAGGTGAAAAAACATCTAATTTATCTATTTCAGCTTTGCAAAATGCAATGTCATTGGCGAAGGTTGAACCTGATGAAATTGATTTGATAATAGTAGCCACGTCGTCCCCCGATATGCTTTTTCCTGCTACCTCCTGTATAGTGCAGGATGCAATTGGAGCAAAGAATGCTGCTGCTTTTGACCTATCTTTAGCCTGTTCTGGGTTTGTATATGCTCTTTGTGTAGGAGCACAGTTCATCCAGAGCAAAGCCTACAAGTGTGTGGCAGTCATCGGAGCAGACATTCTTACACGCTTTATCGACTGGTCGGATAGAAAAACTGCAATATTGTTTGGAGATGGAGCAGGTGCGTGTATTTTAAAAAATATGCCAGGAAATGAATGGTGGTTTTTTTTGGGAAGCGATGGGAGCGGGGCAGAGCACCTGAAGATAACAGGCAGCGGCTCGACAGATCCAGGTCAACGCAGCGCTAATCAAAAAAAGCTATCCATTATAGAGATGAATGGGCAAGAGGTTTTCAAATTTGCAGTAAGATCAATGGTCCAATCTGTAAAAAATGTTCTTGAGGAGTCAAACCTAAGCTATGATGACATATCGAAGATTGTTCCTCATCAAGCAAATAAGAGAATAATAGAATCTGTGAGAAAACACCTGAAATTGGAGGGTGACAAATTCTATGTAAATGTAGAGCGTTTTGGCAATACATCTGCAGCGTCTATACCGATTGCCATTGATGAGGCATATAGATCAGGAGTTCTTAAAACAGGCGATAAAGTAGTTCTTGCTGCCTTTGGAGCAGGGTTTGCTTTCGGATCGGGACTTATATCATTATGA
- the hypF gene encoding carbamoyltransferase HypF has product MLKHIFIRVEGIVQGVGFRPFIYRLADELSLNGYCLNDTEGVTIEVEGEEEKLSRFLIAIRENFPPLALINSVSSEESDLLGYNNFVIEKSKQTDKKTTFISPDTNICDDCLRELFDKEDRRFLYPFITCTNCGPRFSIIYDIPYDRKNTTMSPFELCPECSKEYSDPHDRRFHTQPTACPVCGPKVYLYDKDRNLIKDSVEDVIDETYKLLMAGKVIAIKGIGGFHLAVDAKNDEAVSRLRERKKRPFKPFALMANINTVTDFLCTTKKEFDLLTSRARPIVLLRQKEVASEKISKYIAPNLTSIGIMLPYTPFQHLLFAVDESMILVMTSANLSDEPIVYKDDAAFEKLSDIADYFVTYNREIAIQSDDSVMFVLNDSEFFIRRSRGFVPVPFFTKKFNRHIFAAGADLKSSFALSKDNVIFLSQYLGDLASVDTYNVYKNTLRHFEKVFDIKPEVFISDMHPNYFTTRLTDEISLDSERIFVQHHHAHIAAVMEEHGIEDEVIGLAFDGTGYGTDDKIWGSEFLLSNRKEFKRAAHFSYFRLPGAEKAIKEVYRIGLSLLADFGLSSQEAAKYINFRNMNNLEIISNMLRKNINCPLSCSIGRIFDGVASILGIAGVVSTEAEAAQKLEELALTGKTIYPFDINFDMSGEIEIPVSQIVRNVVDMKDKNLPIEDIALSFHNAISEISLNCVQAIYEKHKVKKVVLCGGAFVNRILLNKIWKALNSRGFDVYLPHKTPLNDGSIALGQISVGKELAK; this is encoded by the coding sequence ATGCTAAAACACATTTTTATAAGAGTAGAAGGGATAGTTCAGGGAGTAGGGTTTAGGCCCTTTATATACAGGCTCGCTGATGAGCTGTCTTTAAATGGATACTGCTTGAACGATACAGAAGGCGTAACTATAGAAGTCGAGGGGGAGGAGGAAAAACTTAGCAGATTTTTGATTGCTATAAGAGAGAATTTTCCGCCGCTTGCCCTGATAAATAGTGTTTCTTCAGAAGAAAGTGATCTGTTGGGCTATAACAACTTTGTAATTGAGAAGAGCAAACAAACTGATAAGAAGACAACCTTTATCTCTCCTGACACGAATATTTGCGATGACTGCCTTAGAGAGTTGTTTGACAAAGAAGATAGAAGATTTCTCTATCCATTTATAACCTGCACTAACTGTGGGCCCAGATTTAGCATTATTTACGATATACCTTATGACAGAAAAAACACCACTATGAGCCCATTCGAACTTTGTCCAGAGTGCAGCAAAGAATATTCTGATCCGCATGACAGGCGATTTCACACTCAGCCTACTGCCTGCCCCGTATGCGGGCCTAAGGTATATCTATACGATAAAGATAGAAATTTGATAAAGGATAGCGTTGAAGATGTAATAGACGAAACCTACAAGCTGTTGATGGCTGGCAAGGTAATAGCGATCAAGGGTATTGGAGGATTTCATCTTGCTGTAGATGCTAAAAACGACGAGGCTGTTTCAAGACTAAGGGAGAGGAAAAAAAGACCCTTCAAGCCCTTCGCCCTTATGGCAAATATTAATACAGTTACAGACTTTTTATGCACCACGAAAAAAGAATTTGATCTCCTTACTTCAAGGGCAAGACCTATAGTTTTGTTAAGGCAAAAAGAGGTGGCATCAGAAAAGATTAGTAAATACATAGCTCCGAATTTGACCAGTATTGGTATAATGCTCCCGTATACACCATTTCAACACCTTTTATTTGCTGTAGATGAATCAATGATTTTGGTTATGACAAGCGCTAATTTATCAGATGAGCCAATTGTCTATAAAGACGATGCTGCCTTCGAAAAACTTTCAGATATTGCCGATTACTTCGTTACCTATAATAGGGAAATTGCAATCCAAAGCGATGACAGCGTAATGTTTGTGTTAAATGACAGTGAGTTTTTTATCAGGCGTTCGCGGGGATTCGTCCCTGTGCCCTTTTTTACGAAAAAATTTAACAGGCATATCTTTGCTGCTGGGGCTGATTTGAAGAGCAGTTTTGCTCTTTCTAAGGATAACGTAATATTTTTGAGCCAATACCTTGGCGATCTCGCATCTGTAGATACTTACAACGTTTATAAAAATACCCTTAGGCATTTTGAGAAGGTTTTCGATATAAAGCCTGAGGTCTTTATTTCTGATATGCACCCGAATTATTTTACGACAAGGCTTACAGATGAAATATCTCTTGACTCTGAGAGAATATTTGTCCAACATCACCACGCACACATTGCAGCCGTGATGGAAGAGCACGGTATAGAAGATGAAGTTATAGGTCTTGCATTTGATGGAACAGGTTATGGTACAGATGACAAGATATGGGGCAGCGAATTTTTGCTTTCCAATAGGAAAGAATTTAAAAGGGCTGCTCATTTTTCGTACTTTAGATTGCCAGGAGCCGAAAAGGCAATTAAGGAAGTCTATAGAATTGGGCTTTCCTTGCTTGCTGATTTTGGGCTAAGCTCGCAAGAGGCAGCGAAATATATAAACTTTAGAAATATGAACAATTTAGAGATTATTTCAAACATGCTGAGGAAAAATATAAATTGTCCGCTAAGCTGTAGTATTGGAAGAATTTTTGATGGTGTCGCTTCAATTTTAGGGATTGCAGGAGTGGTGAGCACTGAGGCTGAGGCTGCACAGAAGCTTGAAGAATTGGCTCTTACCGGTAAAACAATATATCCATTTGATATAAATTTCGATATGTCTGGCGAAATTGAGATTCCTGTCAGCCAGATAGTCAGAAATGTAGTTGATATGAAAGATAAAAATCTGCCTATTGAAGATATTGCTCTATCTTTTCACAACGCTATATCAGAAATTAGTCTAAATTGTGTACAGGCCATTTATGAGAAGCACAAAGTTAAAAAGGTTGTGCTTTGTGGGGGTGCGTTCGTGAATAGAATTTTGTTAAATAAGATCTGGAAGGCTTTAAATTCTCGTGGCTTTGACGTTTATTTACCTCACAAAACTCCTTTGAACGATGGATCTATTGCTCTTGGCCAGATATCTGTGGGAAAAGAGCTGGCGAAATAA